A region of Allocoleopsis franciscana PCC 7113 DNA encodes the following proteins:
- a CDS encoding NUDIX hydrolase — MMDNSQPVEVAIAILYSSDRFLMQLRDNIPGIFYPGHWGFFGGHLDPGETPEAAVKRELWEEISYTPPWVSKFGCYSDAKVIRHVFHAPLTVEVEQLVLKEGWDMGLLTPEQIKAGHCYSQKADQVRPIGTPHQQILLEFIDQGIWTMASAARQK, encoded by the coding sequence ATGATGGATAATAGTCAGCCCGTTGAAGTGGCGATCGCGATTCTCTACTCCTCGGATCGATTTCTGATGCAACTACGAGATAACATTCCTGGCATCTTCTATCCGGGACATTGGGGCTTTTTTGGAGGTCATCTCGATCCGGGCGAGACACCTGAAGCCGCAGTAAAACGGGAACTTTGGGAAGAAATTAGCTATACCCCACCCTGGGTATCCAAGTTCGGCTGCTATTCGGATGCCAAAGTGATTCGCCATGTTTTTCATGCCCCCCTAACCGTGGAAGTAGAGCAATTGGTACTCAAAGAAGGCTGGGATATGGGTTTATTAACCCCCGAACAGATTAAAGCGGGTCATTGCTACTCTCAAAAGGCGGATCAGGTACGTCCTATCGGAACTCCTCATCAACAAATTTTATTGGAATTTATTGACCAAGGGATTTGGACAATGGCTAGTGCAGCGCGGCAGAAATAA
- the folD gene encoding bifunctional methylenetetrahydrofolate dehydrogenase/methenyltetrahydrofolate cyclohydrolase FolD — MDSTYAHILDGKALAQRIQAQISEEVAQLLSTFGRPPGLAVLMVGDNPASAAYVRGKERACAKAGIASFGHHFPENTSQTELEQTIEALNQDERVDGILVQLPLPDHLNAVSLLHQINPDKDVDGLHPVSLGRLVRGESGLRSCTPAGVMRLLREYQIEVKGKQAVVVGRSILVGKPMSLMLLEADATVTIAHSRTENLKELTRSADILIAAIGRTQFITADMVKPQSVVIDVGINRVSDSSGQSRLVGDVHFDTVREIAQSITPVPGGVGAMTVAMLLHNTVLSYKRSQS; from the coding sequence ATGGACTCAACCTACGCCCACATACTAGATGGTAAAGCTCTTGCTCAACGAATTCAGGCTCAGATCTCTGAAGAGGTCGCTCAGCTACTCTCAACCTTCGGGCGTCCTCCAGGATTAGCCGTGTTGATGGTTGGTGACAACCCGGCTAGCGCCGCCTACGTGCGGGGGAAAGAGCGTGCTTGCGCTAAGGCAGGGATTGCGTCTTTCGGGCATCATTTCCCAGAAAACACGTCCCAAACCGAACTAGAGCAAACCATTGAAGCCCTGAATCAAGATGAGCGCGTCGATGGCATTCTTGTCCAACTGCCTTTACCCGATCATTTAAATGCTGTTTCATTACTTCACCAAATTAATCCGGATAAAGACGTGGATGGACTGCATCCAGTTAGCCTAGGGCGTTTGGTACGGGGAGAGTCTGGATTGCGAAGTTGCACGCCAGCCGGGGTGATGCGTCTGTTACGGGAGTACCAAATTGAGGTTAAGGGCAAACAGGCTGTTGTGGTCGGACGCAGTATTTTGGTGGGTAAACCGATGTCGCTGATGCTGCTAGAAGCCGATGCGACGGTGACGATTGCCCATTCGCGAACCGAAAACCTCAAGGAACTTACGCGCAGTGCGGACATTCTGATTGCAGCCATCGGACGCACCCAATTCATCACGGCTGACATGGTCAAACCTCAATCCGTGGTGATTGATGTTGGGATTAATCGCGTCTCTGATTCCAGTGGTCAATCCCGTCTAGTCGGCGATGTTCATTTTGACACGGTTCGGGAGATTGCCCAATCTATTACCCCCGTACCGGGGGGTGTTGGTGCGATGACCGTTGCTATGTTATTACACAATACTGTACTCAGCTATAAACGATCGCAATCATAA
- the crtE gene encoding geranylgeranyl diphosphate synthase CrtE, giving the protein MVATEGRPAPKGESLTFDLSTYLKQRQAQVEAALDRSLPLTYPEKIYEAMRYSLLAGGKRLRPILCLATCELVGGTLEMAMPTACALEMIHTMSLIHDDLPAMDNDDYRRGKLTNHKVYGDDIAILAGDGLLAYAFEYVATQTQNVPAHQVLQVVARLGRAVGAAGLVGGQVVDLESEGNSDIQEETLTFIHTHKTGALLEACVVCGGILGGVTDEEIERLSRYAKNIGLAFQIVDDILDITATQEELGKTAGKDLLAQKATYPSLWGIEASKTKAQQLIDAAKAELELFGEKAQPLLAIADFITTRTH; this is encoded by the coding sequence ATGGTAGCGACGGAAGGGCGACCTGCCCCCAAAGGGGAATCCCTCACTTTTGACTTATCAACGTACTTAAAGCAACGGCAAGCTCAAGTAGAGGCGGCGCTAGACCGTTCTCTTCCCCTCACCTATCCCGAAAAGATTTATGAGGCTATGCGCTATTCCCTGTTAGCAGGGGGTAAACGCTTGCGTCCGATACTTTGTCTTGCCACTTGTGAGCTAGTCGGTGGCACGCTGGAGATGGCAATGCCAACAGCCTGTGCCCTGGAAATGATTCACACCATGTCGTTGATTCATGATGACCTCCCGGCAATGGATAACGATGACTACCGCCGGGGCAAGCTGACGAATCACAAAGTCTACGGTGATGACATCGCCATTCTGGCAGGAGATGGCTTACTCGCCTATGCTTTTGAGTATGTTGCCACTCAAACCCAGAATGTCCCAGCGCACCAAGTGTTGCAGGTGGTTGCCCGCTTAGGTCGGGCAGTGGGGGCAGCCGGATTGGTGGGCGGTCAAGTGGTTGACCTAGAATCGGAAGGGAACTCAGATATTCAGGAGGAAACCCTGACTTTTATTCACACTCACAAAACCGGGGCTTTGTTAGAAGCCTGTGTGGTTTGTGGTGGAATCTTAGGGGGGGTAACTGATGAGGAAATTGAGCGACTCTCTCGTTATGCCAAAAATATCGGCTTAGCCTTTCAGATTGTTGATGATATCTTGGATATCACCGCCACTCAGGAGGAACTGGGAAAAACAGCGGGGAAAGACCTCCTCGCGCAAAAGGCGACTTATCCCAGCCTTTGGGGAATTGAGGCATCCAAAACCAAAGCTCAACAACTGATAGATGCAGCCAAAGCCGAATTGGAATTGTTTGGTGAGAAGGCTCAACCGCTTTTGGCAATCGCCGATTTCATTACAACGCGCACTCACTAA
- a CDS encoding divergent PAP2 family protein: MQDFGNILNNQVLLVAIIACLVAQLCKLLVELTKNRKLNLRDLVTTGGMPSAHSAFVAALAAGVGQTMGWDSPDFAIATIFAVIVMYDAAGVRQAAGKQARILNQIIDEIFTEGKDFNEDRLKELLGHTPFQVIVGLLLGIAISCLAAPAY; encoded by the coding sequence ATGCAGGACTTTGGCAACATCCTAAACAACCAGGTGCTGCTGGTTGCGATCATTGCTTGTTTAGTTGCACAACTTTGTAAGCTTTTGGTTGAACTCACCAAAAATCGTAAACTTAATCTTCGCGATTTGGTAACCACTGGCGGTATGCCCAGCGCTCACTCAGCATTTGTTGCCGCCCTAGCCGCAGGTGTGGGACAAACGATGGGATGGGACTCTCCGGATTTTGCGATCGCTACAATTTTTGCTGTAATCGTCATGTATGATGCCGCTGGTGTTCGTCAGGCGGCTGGTAAGCAAGCACGTATTCTCAACCAAATCATTGATGAGATATTTACTGAAGGCAAAGACTTCAACGAAGACCGACTCAAGGAATTACTCGGACATACCCCTTTTCAGGTCATTGTTGGACTGCTGTTGGGCATCGCGATTTCCTGTTTAGCGGCTCCTGCTTATTAA